The Halomonas qaidamensis genome includes the window ATTTTCTCTTCATAACTGCGGCTTTTAGCATTGGTATCGTGGCCTTTATATCGCCAGTGCGCGCATACGCCTAACTCTGCTTCGTCGTGCATAGCAAAGGTGCGAATCTGGATTTCCAGCACCTTATTTTCTGGTCCCATCACTGCAGTATGCAGCGACTGGTAACCATTTTTCTTCGGGTTGGCGATATAGTCATCAAATTCATTGGGAACATGGTGCCAACGGGAGTGAACGATCCCCAACACCGTGTAGCAATCGGCCACATCAGGAACCAGAATGCGCACCGCACGCACGTCGTGCACCTGGGAAAAATCAATCCGTTTACGCTTCATTTTGCGCCAGATTGAGTAAATATGCTTGGCTCGCCCATCTACATCGTAATGATGAATATTTTGGGCTTCCATCAAGCTTTTGATGGTTTCTACCACGTCATGAATATAGCGATCACGGTCTAAGCGCTTTTCAGCCAGCAGCTTAGCAATCGCTTTGTACTCTTCTTCATGCAAATAGCGGAACGACAGGTCTTCAAGTTCCCACTTGATTTGGCCTATCCCTAGTCGATGAGCAAGCGGCGCATAAATATCGGCAACTTCACGTGCTACCTGCAGACACTTTTCACGGGGGGCGTCTTTCACTTGGCGCAACGCACAGGTGCGTTCTGCAATTTTAATCAGCGCAACACGCACATCCCCCACCATATTAACCAGCATTTTGCGCAGATTTTCCTGCTGGTTATGCTGTCCCATACTATGGTTAGGCGCTAGCGGGTAGCTAATAGCTGCCATTTGCAAAACGCCGTCAATCAGCTTCGCAACTTCTTCACCAAAACGTTTGGTAACGGCATCTAGACTTAGCAGCCCCTCGCGAACAGCACGGTACAATACGGCAGCTTCAAGGGTCGTTTGATCAAGTTTAAGCTCGGCCAGTATGTCGGCCATTTCCAGTCCCATGCGAAAACTTGATCCTGGTGAGAGCCACACGCGATGGGTCTGCGGTGCCTCTCGCTCTAACTGTTCGGCAAGTTCACACGCCTGCAATAATCGCTCAGGCTCGCGTAAGCGCACATCCTCTTGAAGGCGCGCTAACCACTGCTGTATGTCCACTTTTCCGCTTTCAGTAAGCGGCTGGTCTTCACGCACTTTCACCATGACAATGATTCATCCTTTCAGGGTGACGGCTATCCATGTTCCGTCACCGAGGCTTGATGCAATAGGCAGGCTAGCCCTCGTATTCGAATAGCATCAGCGTTTCCAGATGCGCAGTGTGGAGAAACATATCTGCCACTGCGACTTGCTTGACGCGATAACCTGCATGCACAAGATGTGCCGCATCACGAGCAAGCGTTGCCGGGTCACAAGAAATATAGGCCACCCGCGGTATGTTGTAACGGCCAATTACTTGGCAAACTGCTTCTGCACCACTGCGGGGAGGGTCAAGCACAATCGCATCAATGTGTTGATGCTCGCTTAACAGCATTTGCACTGTGCTAGCGTCACTTAAGTCTGCTTGCCGCGCATGTACTTCCAGTTGGTTAGCGTCAGCATTGGCAGTTATCCGTTCCACCATCGCTGGGTTGCCTTCTATGGCCGCCACTTGTGCGCCAGCGGCTGCTAAAGGCAGGCTAAAATTTCCAACCCCAGCAAAAAGATCCACTAGCTGTTGTCCTGGCGCTGGTTTCAACCATGCTAACACCTGAGCGACCATTTTTTGGTTAACCTCTGCATTAACCTGTAAAAAATCACCAGGGAAAAAACGTAACGTTAATTGTTTTGATCCCTCATCATTTGAAGAAGGAGGATCGTTTATTAACGATTTCACGCGTTGAATACCGAGCTCTTCAAGGTTAAGCACATCTTGCAGAGCGGGCCCTGTGTTATTACGCGCACCATTCCAGTGCAAAACAGGCGTTTCCCGCCCTAACCAGGTGCCTAGCGAGATCTTTTGCTGCTCCGCAAAACGCTGCCAGCGAGCCATATCCTGGTCATGGGCTTTTAACTGACGCACCAGTACTACCGTCGCTTCATTGGTTGCCAGCAACTCAACATGGCCAACGAGACGAGGAGCCTCTAGTGTTGCCAATAGCTGCCGTAGAGGAAGCATTAATTCATTCAGTGCGGGTACCAGCACGTAGCATTGTTCAATATCAATCAATCGGTGGCTATTGGGTGCTCGAAACCCAAGGAGAACATTCCCCTGACCATCAACTCTAACCCCAAGACGGGCACGACGTCGGTAGTGCTCGCTACTACCATCTAACGCAGCAATAGGACCTAGCGTAAGGCCCTGACGCGCCATTAGCTCGGTGACAACGTCGCGCTTATGCTGGCGTTGCGCAGTAAGATTAAGATGCTGTAAATCACAGCCTCCGCACTGCCCAAAGTAAGCACAGGGAGGCTCAACCCGCTGTTCTGAAGAGGTGAGCCGATTTTTTATATGCGCTTCGTCATACCGCTTGCGGGTCACCTGTACCGCCACATCAACGTGCTCACCGGGTAACGCTTGATCAATAAAGACTGTTTTACCGGCAGTAGTATGCGCTACACCACGGCCATCATGGGCTAGACGCTCCACCACTAGCGTGGTCGAGTCGCCCTCTTTTTGCTCAGCTTTACTGCTTGGCTTGCGTACTAGCCCCGAGTGTCCTGACGCGGGCCGAGATGGCCGCCGCTTACCCAACATGGCCATTTATAACTCCGGGGCAAATAAGCCTGTAGAAAGGTAGCGATCACCTCGGTCACAAACAATAAAGACAATGACCGCATTTTCGGTTTGTTCCGCGATCCTCAGCGCTCCAGCTAAGCCACCACCTGAGGAGACACCTGCAAAAATACCTTCTTCACGAGCCAAGCGGCGCATGTGGGCTTCTGCTTCTTGCTGGCCAATATCAAGAGTAATATCAACCCTCGGTGCTTCAAAAATCGATGGTAGGTACTCTTTCGGCCAACGACGAATCCCAGGTATGCTTGCGCCGTCCGCAGGCTGTAGACCAACAATTTGGATCGCTGGGTTTTGCTCTTTCAGATACCGGGAAACACCCATAATCGTGCCGGTTGTGCCCATTGAGCTAACAAAATGCGTCACTTCACCGCCTGTTTGCTGCCATACTTCGGGGCCTGTTGTACGGTAGTGCGCTAGCGGGTTATCTGGGTTGGCAAATTGGTTTAGCGGCTTACCCTCGCCTCTTGCAATCATTGCTTCGGCAATATCTCGCGCCTCTTCCATTCCACCTTCTTTGCTAGCTGAAATCAGGGTAGCACCGTAAGCGGCCATCGCCTGTTTACGCTCTTCCGAGGCGTTTTCAGGCATGATTAACGTCATTTTATAGCCTTTAATAGCCGCAGCCATGGCTAACGCAATACCCGTATTACCTGAAGTTGCCTCCACCAGCGTATCGCCCGGAACGATATCACCCCGTGCTTCTGCTTCACTTAACATAGACAGTGCCGGACGGTCTTTAACTGAACCCGCGGGATTATTACCCTCTAGCTTGGCAAGCAAGGTATTGTTGCGACCGGCAGTTATGCGCTTTAAGCGAACCAGCGGTGTATTGCCAACCACATCTTCGAGCGTGGGATAATTCATCGTACATTCCTTATCAGCACTATTATGCTGCATTATATCGGTGCTGCCGTAAGCTTGACAGGCAACCTCATTGAATCAACGAGCTTCTTTCATGTCTCTAAACACGCGTTTGCTATTTGCGTTACTCGGATTTCCGCTACTTGTTTATGCCATTATGGCGTTGTTATTAGTGGTGCAAAACGAGACCACCAGCCGCGATATGCTTAAAGAACGGTTAGTTAGCGCTGGCGAATTATTGGCACCAAGCCTTGGAAACGCGATGGCAGATGGCGATTTATCTCGTTTGGAAGTTATTGCTAGGCAGCTCCTAGAACACAAAGAGTTACGCGCAGTGACACTTTTTGATGAGCAGGGTAGCCGTTTATTAGTGCTTGGTCGTTCGATGCCTTTTCCTCCCCGCCTAAATGCTCCCAATACCACTACGCTGACTATCGATGACGCCATTTGGCGATTACAGGTCCCCTTGCGCACCTTCCCCGACCAGCAATTTGAACTCGCTAATACCGGCTGGCTTGAAGCTGAATTAGATATTCGCACCCTTACGCTAGAAAGATACAAGCTTATTGCCAGCCTTAGCTTAGGTGGCATGCTACTTGGCCTACTACTTTTTTTAGCTGCATTCGCCATTAGCCGATACGCTACACGTCCCATTGAAGAAGCAAATCAAGCACTTTATCGCCTATCGAGGGGAGATTATCGGCTTTTTATTGCTGCTGCACGGCCCGCAGAGTTTCGGCAACTCGCAGAACATATCAATAGCTTAGCAAAGCATTTCCAACAGGCTCAGCATGATTTGCAGAGCCAAATCGAGCAAGCAACATCTGAATTACAGGAGTCCATGGAGACAATCGAGGAGCAAAATATCAAACTCGACCTTGCTCACCGAAGTGCTCTTCGCGCGAACGCAGTAAAGTCCGAATTTCTGGCCAATATGAGTCATGAAATTCGCACCCCTTTAAACGGCATTATCGGATTTTGTCGCTTATTAGGTCGCTCCCCTCTCGACGCTCGACAAAAAGAGTGGTTGGAGCATGTGCATCGTGCCTGCAATAACCTACTAATGCTTGTTAATGATGTGCTGGACTTCTCTAAACTTGAAGCAGATAGGCTCACACTGGAAGAGGTCGACATCGATATTATATCGCTAGTGGACGAAGTGATCGGCCTTCATGCGCCAGAAGCACAACGCAAGCGGCTACATTTAGTAGCGATGGTATATGAGGATGTACCACCCATATTATGCGGCGACCCGCTACGCATTCACCAAGTCCTTAGCAATTTAATCAGCAATGCCTTGAAGTTTACCTCTAAGGGAGACGTCATCATTCGCGTCATGCTGGATAGCCAAGAAGGCCAGCATCTGGTGTTACGTATTAGCGTAAGCGATACAGGGATTGGTTTGAGTGAAGAGCAACAAAAGCAGCTATTTAGTGCCTTCACTCAGGCAGAACCTAGCCATTCTAGACATTTCGGTGGTAGCGGCCTGGGACTCACTATTTGTAGGCAACTTATTCAACGCATGGGTGGGGAAATTTCGGTTAACAGTGCGCTGAAAGAAGGCACATCTTTTTCATTCACTTTGCCATTACTGGCAAGTTTAGCAAGTGAACGGCCGCCAGAACTTTCCCTCGATGGCGCGATTATTCGCATGCATGAACCCCATCTACCTACTCGCAATGTAGTAGAACACCTATTGAAACGCTGGGACGCAACTGTCATTCCGTTTAATAAACCAGGTAATGAAAAATTGCTTATTTTAGGCCTTGAGCAAGATGATTTTATTAGTGAAAAAAAAGCCTATTGGCAAAAAATAATTTCCCAAGCGCCCTGCCCTACTCTGGTACTTGCAAATACTACTAGCTTCGAACTACCTCTCTGGGAGCTTCCCAATGGGGGTGATATGTTATGTAAACCATTTACTCGAGCACAGCTTGCTGCCACGTTTAAACAGCTAATAGAACCCATTAAAACTGCGTCTTCTTCCGTCAATACTCAATCGGAAAAAGCACTTCCTTCTCCAACATTCACGATTTTAATTGTTGACGATAACGCGCCTAACCGTGAACTATTAAAAGCCATGCTCGAAAATGAGCACATCAACATTGTGTTAGCCGCTAGCGGTCAAGAAGCACTGGATTATGCACGCCAGCATGAAGCCGACATGGTACTGATGGATATTCGTATGCCTGATATGGACGGTGTTCAAACCACTCAGGCATTACGGCGCATTAATAATAGCTGGGCACGCTGCCCCATTATTGCAGTGACTGCCCATGTACTCAGCGCTGAACGCCAACAGTGGCTCTCAGAGGGTTTAGACGATGTACTCGTAAAACCTATCAATGAAGCTCAATTACAGCAGCAATTACTGCGCTTTTTAGGGATTGCACTGCCTACTGACGTGCTTGATGAAACACCTAATGCAGTCTTCACTACTCCTTATTCACCGCTTTCATTACCTGCGATTGACCTTGAACTAGGCGCCAGACTAGCCGGTGGAAAAACTGAGTTTGCGAAAGAACAGTTGAAGCGGCTAATCGATAGCTTAGATGAATACGAGCAAGCAATACGCGGCGCATTTGCAAAAAACAACCTTACAGCACTGCTTGACCATGTGCATTCGCTCAATGGCATCTGTCGTTACTGTGGCGCACCTGAACTAGCCTTAACGGTTGAGACACTGGAAACACGTTTGCGTACCGGGGGACTGGATCAAGCTGAGAATTTACTTGATGAGTTATATACCGCCATCAAGCGCCTACAGGAGCAGCGGAGCACGTTATATGAGCGCTAAACGAACGTTAGCGCTCAAGCACTACAAATGCCACCGCGTACTCGGCTTCATCACTGAGCGTTATATGGGCAGCAGAGGCACCGCTGGCTTGAAAAAGACGAAGCGCCTCGCCGTTTAATTGTAGGCTTGGTTTACCCAGAGGATCATTGAGAATCTGAATATCACTCCATTGCATACCACTTCTTAAACCAAGCCCAAGCGCTTTAACATACGCTTCTTTTGCTGCAAATCGCTTTGCCAAATAGCTAATAGGCTGACCTTTCACCTGCCAAACAGCCTGCTCTTCAGGTCCTAAGATTCGCTGGGCAAAGCGTGGACCATGACGCTTTACTGCCTTAGTAAAGCGTTCGACACGGGCGATATCCGACCCAATTCCAACAATCATCTTAGTGGCTGCAACAGCCATTGTGGTTGTGTTCGTGCTCGTGCTCGTGAGCATCTAAGGCCGCCATTAACCCGGCTTCCTGACCAGCAATGATCAAACGCTTCATCTCTTGAACAGCTTCCTTCAACCCAACAAAAAGCGAACGAGCAATAATGGCGTGACCAATATTGAGCTCATTAACACCTGGCAGCGCTGCAATCGCTTCAACATTGTGGTAGTGCAAGCCATGACCGGCATTAACCACTAATCCTGCAGAAACAGCATGAATGGCTGCCGTACTCAAGCGTTCATATTCAGCAGTTGCTGCCTCGCTACCAGGCTTTGCTTCTGCATAAGCTCCTGTATGCAGTTCAATCGTTGGTGCCCCAGCACGAATGGCCGCATCAATTTGCGCTTCTTCAGGATCAATAAATAGCGATACATCACAGCCGATTGCACTTAAACGTCGGCAAGCATCAGCAATAAGATCAAAACCACCGACAACGTCTAAGCCTCCTTCCGTAGTTAGCTCTTCACGCTTTTCTGGCACTAAACACACGTGCGCCGGGCGTACTTCCTCAGCCAACGCTAGCATCTCTTCAGTAACGGCCATCTCTAAATTCATGCGCGTGTTGAGCACTTCTGCTAGCAGCCGAACGTCTCTGGGCTGAATATGACGGCGATCTTCACGCAGGTGAACAGTAATACCATCAGCGCCCGCTTCTTCTGCTAACAGTGCCGCTTGAACGGGATCGGGATAGCGAGTACCACGCGCTTGGCGTAGCGTCGCAATATGATCGATATTAACGCCTAATAAAATCCGAGGAGGATGCATCGCGTGTCTCCAATAAGTGATATTGAGATGCCCGCTTAACGCTGTCGGCGGCGGGCCAAGTCGAGCATTAATTCTCGAGAGCGTAAAACAGTCGTTCCTAAATGAGGTGCAAGCGCTGCCCGCATTACCGCTTTCAATGCACTTGCTAAACCAGCGGGCTGCCAATCACCTTGATCTATATAACGTAATGAGCGGCCTTCTATGCCCTGCTCTGAAGGCACAAAAGCACGGCTTGCTGCATCAAACCGATAACGCATCTGAGGATCAAGTGCACCGCCATCGCAGGTGCAGAAGCGTGGCGTTGCTTCTAGCGTTTCGAGCAGCGCCCACTCGAAACGTCGCAGTGCCAAGGCCCGGCTCGCTGGCGTGGGCAGCGCTTCTAGCAGCGCGCCATAAAATGCAAAAACCTCTGGCGCAGCTAGCTCCAAAGGCAGTAAACGTGTCGCTATTTCATTGGCATATAAGCCGCAGAGCAACCCTTCTCCAGCAAGCAAAGCAGTATGTCCACGCGATTCCATCAGCATTAATCGCTTGAGCTCACGCTCCCCCCGCCACGACACAAACAAAGGAGTGAACGGTTGCAGCCGCTGGCGGGATTTAGAGCCTGGCCGTTGCCCACCGTGGGCAACGGCGCGTACACGACCATGATTAAGGGTTAATAAATCCACCAGCGCACTGGTTTCACGGTATGGCCTGCGGTGCAGTAAAAACGCTGGCTCTGCCGACATCGAAGCACTCAATCGAGATCGTAACCCAAACTTTTCAAAGCCCGCTCGTCATCTGACCAGCCGCGTTTCACTTTCACCCATAAATTTAGCATGACTTTGGTACCCAAGGCGCGCTCCATGTCTAGGCGTGCTTCACGACCAATGCTTTTAATACGATCCCCATTCTCACCAATTAAGATAACCTTTTGGCCCTGGCGTTCAACAAGAATCAAGGCACTGATATGGGTTACACGCTCAGTTTCGCGAAACTCTTCGATTTCTACGGTCATTTGATACGGCAGCTCATCACCCAGCTGGCGCATGACTTTTTCTCGCACTAGCTCGGCTGCCATAAAGCGCAAACTCTTGTCAGTCACTTGATCTTCTGGAAAAAAGTGAACGCTCTCTGGCAAGTATTTGGCAACTTCCTGTTCTAACGTTTCTACCTGAGTGCCATGCTTTGCAGAAATGGGCACTACTGCAGCAAACTCACGACGCGCGCCTACTTCCGCTAGCCAAGGTAACAAATCACCTTTTTCGTTTAAGCGATCTACTTTATTGACTGCTAAAATTACTGGCGCTTTAACATGCTCAAGCCGTTTTAAAACGGCTTGGTCTTCATCCGTCCAGCGGGTACGGTCGATGATGAACACCACACAGTCAACATCACGCAGTGCCTGAGTTGCTGCTTGGTTCATAAAGCGATTAATTGCTTTATTACGATCTTTTGACATGATGTGCATGCCAGGCGTATCAACGTAGATGAACTGCGTTTCTTCGACCGTTTTAATACCCATCACCTGATGCCGCGTGGTTTGGGGCCGACGCGAAGTGATGGATATCTTTTGCCCCAGAATCCGATTCATGAGGGTTGATTTGCCTACGTTGGGCCGTCCAACGATGGCCACGAAGCCGCAGGTTTGACTCATGACTTGTCTCCAGGTGTTTTTTCAAGATGGGATAGCGCTTCTTCAGCCGCTTGCTGCTCAGCATGGCGGCGGCTGGGACCTTTACCCGTAGTATGCTCGGTTAGCAAATCAATGTAGCACTCCACGGTAAAGGTCTGGGCATGTGCTTCCCCCTTTACAGAGACTACTTCATAGCGTGGCAATGCCGCCTGGCGCGATTGCAAAAATTCTTGTAGGCGTGTTTTGGGATCTTTCTGAGTATCTTGTAGCGAAATATTTTCAAGTCGTTCGGCGTACCATGCCAACACGCGTTGACGAACAACATCCATCCCCGCGTCTAAATAGATAGCACCAATCACAGCCTCTACTGCGTCCGCTAGAATAGATTCACGGCGATGACCACCGCTCTTCATTTCTCCCGAGCCCAGCCGCAAGCATTCACCAAATTCCATTTCCCGCGCTAGCTCAGCCAGCGTTTGGCCTTTTACCAAACGCGCCCTCAGTCGCGACAACTGACCTTCTCTAGCTTGCGGAAAGCGTTGGAAAAGCGCCTCAGCAATTACAAAATTGACGATAGAGTCACCCAGAAATTCCAGGCGCTCATTGTTACGACCACCGTAGCTACGGTGGGTCATAGCCAGCTCCATCAGCATAGGATCACCGAAGGTGTGGCCGATTCGTCGGCAAAAAGCGGTTAGGGAATTACTCACAGTGCTCCTACGTCGTTGACGTTAACTAATATGACAGCATTAACAATTTGCAAACTATATTTCATTCAATACGCCGCACGCTTGTAAAACTGGGCAAACCACCGTCCCAATGCATCCAAACAGCAAACGCTCTTCCAACAATATTATCTTCAGGGACAAACCCCCAATAACGGCTATCGTTAGAGTGGTCACGGTTATCGCCCATAGTGAAATAGTGCCCATCTGGAACAACCACTTCACGCATCTGGGGGCCGGGATCTCGGGGGTTATTGTAGATATAGTGACTAACGCTACCTAGTTGCTCTTCTAATAATAACTGCTGCGGTGAAAGCTCGGGGCCTTCTTCTATCAATGTTTTTGTAATCGGCTCACCGTTAACATACAGCTGTTTCCCTTCATAACGAATACTGTCCCCAGGTAGGCCCACCACCCGCTTAATAAAGTTAACTGCTGGCTCTTCTGGAAAACGGAAGACCATTACATCGCCTCGTTCTGGATCATCTACTTCCAGGAAGCGATGATGCACCACAGGCAGACGCAACCCGTAGGCAAATTTATTCACTAGGATAAAATCGCCCACTTCAAGCGTTGGTTTCATTGATCCTGATGGAATCTGAAACGGTTCAACAATAAAGCTACGTACAACCAACACTACTAGCAAAACTGGGAAAAATGAGCGCGAATAATCAATTGGCCACGGCTCTTTTAACAGTTTCTCGCGGGTGGGTGCATCTAAGCCTTCCGTGGTCGCTGCTTCAGCAGTCGCTAATCGCTCACGGCGCTTAGGCCTTAGCCAAAGCACATCCAGTAAATAAATAGCCCCAGACAGCGCAACGGCAATTACCAGTAATAGTGAAAAATCCATGTGGGGTAAGTATCCCTAGTCGTTTACCTTGAGCACAGCAAGGAAGGCATCCTGGGGAATTTCAACACGCCCCACCTGTTTCATCCGTTTCTTACCGGCCTTCTGTTTTTCCAGTAGTTTCTTTTTACGGCTGACATCGCCGCCGTAACATTTTGCCGTCACGTTTTTACGCAGTGCTTTGACCGTTGAGCGCGCAACCACTTGGCCCCCAATAGCCGCTTGAATAGCCACGTCAAACATTTGCCGAGGAATCAGTTCTTTCATTTTTTCCACTAGCAAACGGCCACGGTTATGCGCATGATCGCGGTGGATAATGACGGCCAACGCATCAACTTTATCGCCGTTAATCAACACGTCCAGACGAACCAACTTAGCGGCTTCAAAACGCTCGAAGTTATACTCCAGTGATGCATAACCACGCGAAATTGACTTCAAGCGATCAAAGAAGTCCATGACAACTTCTGACATAGGCAATTCATAGGTTAACTGGATCTGATTACCCAGGAATTGCATATCTAGTTGGGTACCACGGCGCTGTTCACACTCAGCAATCACGTTACCAACATACTCTTGCGGGACCAGGATGCTGGCACGCACGATGGGTTCTCGCATCTCGTCAACATCGGCCATATCAGGCAGTTTTGATGGATTCGATACGTACTGAATATCGCCATTCTTCATGGCAAGTTCATACACAACCGTTGGCGCTGTGGTGAGTAGATCAAGATCATATTCACGCTCTAAGCGCTCTTGGATGATCTCCATGTGCAGCGTGCCTAGGAAACCAACGCGGAAACCAAATCCAAGCGCATCGGAGTTTTCCGGCTCATACTCAAGGGAAGCATCATTGAGCGCGAGCTTTTCAAGTGCATCACGGAAGTCTTCGTAATCATCGGCACTCACAGGGAACATGCCCGCATACACCTGAGGCTTCACCTTTTGGAAGCCAGGTAAGCGAGGCACATCGGGCGTTTTAGTGTGGGTGATGGTATCGCCCACCGGTGCACCGTGGATTTCTTTGATGCCAGCGACAATAAAACCTACTTCACCCGCACGCAGAATATTGGTCTCTTTACGCAGCGGGGTAAAAATCCCTACCTCGGTGGCTCCCCAATCACGCCCTGTGGACTTGATGCGGATTTTGTCGCCTTTGCGCAATGTTCCGTCAAACAATCGCACTAGCGAGACAACACCTAGATAATTATCAAACCAGGAATCGATAATCAACGCCTGAAGCGGTGCATCAGGATCACCCTTGGGAGGCGGAATATCCCGCACGAGTCTCTCTAATAAAGCGTCGATACCAATGCCGCTTTTTGCTGACACTTGGCAAGCATCGGTAGCGTCTAGCCCGATAATTTCCTCGACTTCTTGCGCAACTCGGTCAGGGTCAGCCTGGGGCAAATCAATTTTATTAAGAACTGGCAATACTTCCAGGCCCTGCTCAATCGCGGTATAGCAATTAGCAACCGACTGGGCTTCTACCCCTTGAGCCGCATCGACAACCAAAAGCGCCCCTTCACAAGCGTATAGAGAGCGTGACACCTCGTAAGAGAAATCCACGTGCCCAGGCGTATCGATGAAATTGAGCTGATAAACTTCACCGTCTGCCGCCGTGTAATCCAACGTAACGGACTGCGCTTTGATAGTGATACCACGCTCGCGCTCAATATCCATGGAATCGAGCACTTGCTCCTTAAGCTCTCGCTCGGTCAGACCGCCACAGGTCTGAATCAAACGATCTGATAGGGTCGATTTACCATGATCGATGTGGGCGATTATCGAGAAATTACGTATATGCTTGAGCTTTCCGCTGGAAACGTCTTGAGACATCGAGTGTGTTCTGCCTTATGGGTATGCAAGGTGCTGTTGGCGGTATTAAACCAGCATGTGCGGGCAATAAAGGTTGCCGCACCACCACTTTGCCAATGTTCGTCAAAAAGATAAGCGCTATTGTAGCGATATGCGCGGGATAGGAACAGCAGTCCGGCGAGAACCGCCGGACTGGAGAGACAATCAGCGGGTTACTTTAGACGTAATGCCACAAATAGCGAGCGACCATCTCGGTACAAACGCAAGGGTATAGCGCGATCATCTGGCAAATCTTCAACAATTCTCACCAGCTCATCTGCTGAAGAAACGCTGCGGTGATCAATGCTGACCAATATATCGCCTACACGTAGACCCGCTTGTGCAGCAACACTGTCGGGGTCTACTTGGCGTACCTCGACACCACCACTAATGTTCAGGCGCTCGCGCAGTGCTTCGTCAATTTCTACCACGGCCACGCCTAGGCGAACCTGATTATTACTGCTCGAACTATCGCTATGATCAGCTTCTGAAT containing:
- the pdxJ gene encoding pyridoxine 5'-phosphate synthase — encoded protein: MHPPRILLGVNIDHIATLRQARGTRYPDPVQAALLAEEAGADGITVHLREDRRHIQPRDVRLLAEVLNTRMNLEMAVTEEMLALAEEVRPAHVCLVPEKREELTTEGGLDVVGGFDLIADACRRLSAIGCDVSLFIDPEEAQIDAAIRAGAPTIELHTGAYAEAKPGSEAATAEYERLSTAAIHAVSAGLVVNAGHGLHYHNVEAIAALPGVNELNIGHAIIARSLFVGLKEAVQEMKRLIIAGQEAGLMAALDAHEHEHEHNHNGCCSH
- the recO gene encoding DNA repair protein RecO; the encoded protein is MSAEPAFLLHRRPYRETSALVDLLTLNHGRVRAVAHGGQRPGSKSRQRLQPFTPLFVSWRGERELKRLMLMESRGHTALLAGEGLLCGLYANEIATRLLPLELAAPEVFAFYGALLEALPTPASRALALRRFEWALLETLEATPRFCTCDGGALDPQMRYRFDAASRAFVPSEQGIEGRSLRYIDQGDWQPAGLASALKAVMRAALAPHLGTTVLRSRELMLDLARRRQR
- the era gene encoding GTPase Era, whose amino-acid sequence is MSQTCGFVAIVGRPNVGKSTLMNRILGQKISITSRRPQTTRHQVMGIKTVEETQFIYVDTPGMHIMSKDRNKAINRFMNQAATQALRDVDCVVFIIDRTRWTDEDQAVLKRLEHVKAPVILAVNKVDRLNEKGDLLPWLAEVGARREFAAVVPISAKHGTQVETLEQEVAKYLPESVHFFPEDQVTDKSLRFMAAELVREKVMRQLGDELPYQMTVEIEEFRETERVTHISALILVERQGQKVILIGENGDRIKSIGREARLDMERALGTKVMLNLWVKVKRGWSDDERALKSLGYDLD
- the rnc gene encoding ribonuclease III, yielding MSNSLTAFCRRIGHTFGDPMLMELAMTHRSYGGRNNERLEFLGDSIVNFVIAEALFQRFPQAREGQLSRLRARLVKGQTLAELAREMEFGECLRLGSGEMKSGGHRRESILADAVEAVIGAIYLDAGMDVVRQRVLAWYAERLENISLQDTQKDPKTRLQEFLQSRQAALPRYEVVSVKGEAHAQTFTVECYIDLLTEHTTGKGPSRRHAEQQAAEEALSHLEKTPGDKS
- the lepB gene encoding signal peptidase I, which produces MDFSLLLVIAVALSGAIYLLDVLWLRPKRRERLATAEAATTEGLDAPTREKLLKEPWPIDYSRSFFPVLLVVLVVRSFIVEPFQIPSGSMKPTLEVGDFILVNKFAYGLRLPVVHHRFLEVDDPERGDVMVFRFPEEPAVNFIKRVVGLPGDSIRYEGKQLYVNGEPITKTLIEEGPELSPQQLLLEEQLGSVSHYIYNNPRDPGPQMREVVVPDGHYFTMGDNRDHSNDSRYWGFVPEDNIVGRAFAVWMHWDGGLPSFTSVRRIE
- the lepA gene encoding translation elongation factor 4; its protein translation is MSQDVSSGKLKHIRNFSIIAHIDHGKSTLSDRLIQTCGGLTERELKEQVLDSMDIERERGITIKAQSVTLDYTAADGEVYQLNFIDTPGHVDFSYEVSRSLYACEGALLVVDAAQGVEAQSVANCYTAIEQGLEVLPVLNKIDLPQADPDRVAQEVEEIIGLDATDACQVSAKSGIGIDALLERLVRDIPPPKGDPDAPLQALIIDSWFDNYLGVVSLVRLFDGTLRKGDKIRIKSTGRDWGATEVGIFTPLRKETNILRAGEVGFIVAGIKEIHGAPVGDTITHTKTPDVPRLPGFQKVKPQVYAGMFPVSADDYEDFRDALEKLALNDASLEYEPENSDALGFGFRVGFLGTLHMEIIQERLEREYDLDLLTTAPTVVYELAMKNGDIQYVSNPSKLPDMADVDEMREPIVRASILVPQEYVGNVIAECEQRRGTQLDMQFLGNQIQLTYELPMSEVVMDFFDRLKSISRGYASLEYNFERFEAAKLVRLDVLINGDKVDALAVIIHRDHAHNRGRLLVEKMKELIPRQMFDVAIQAAIGGQVVARSTVKALRKNVTAKCYGGDVSRKKKLLEKQKAGKKRMKQVGRVEIPQDAFLAVLKVND